In one window of Posidoniimonas corsicana DNA:
- a CDS encoding general secretion pathway protein GspD, translated as MNAQGKLNTAGTILLTALLAAATPTPSLGQANQPRQLSRQDVDALLTDARAAIASGDLTRADALVRRAESSGVRYPMLHFGDTPSSLRRELTKAVKNAPRPVAAKQAAAEGYAQTGADNTPPLPLVVDAGAVARPLPSVGQGPAPAAEVEGTPKEQALQLMAAARASLRLGNLAQAEGYAARASKLNIPEDQFAPEEDRPSRLAWDLQRARYEADAGMLTAGAAQGDSRYGAQQALHVQEDDSTANQPATLVIPDDGGPRLAQNSRYSQTPAALPGLPTSSAGDLLKQGEDALRQGDRDAALKLFRQANGRSSELDPVTQARVRDHLSLLEGAGEPEPLAPPAPVAAGGGASMIDTAVEAQQVLARQLATDVGKRQLEARRLRESEPKAALDMLQNTRKEVEASQLSDVYRRQLIGRVDAAIADLEKYIDDNRAQIELDEQNAAVLADLDRNRAAKQKLQEKIAESVDQFNKLLDEQNYMAAEVVAKRLYELAPNDAVVQQIWLNAKMIRREFSNRTMLADKEDAIFHQLDDVERASYADVFEGQEMKFDPKRWKDIENRLSLSRGDGEFTESEIEIRRKLKQPVQMQYRDRPLSEVINNLSQLTGINIHLDSRGLSQEGVTTDTPVTLDLTNPIMLKSALNLMLTELHLAYVVKDEVLMITSEQRRDGDVKVKTYYVADLVVPIPNFVPNNNIGLQGLINDAHAALGYGAGGGAPGPMAFVNHQPQVGPDGQPLPEQLLANRMQAPSLGGGMAGGTVPLGVGPGGMGGGANADFDGLIDLIVSTVASETWAENGGGEAEIRPFVGNLSLIISQTQAVHEEIEDLLEQLRRLQDLQITIEVRFIRLNDSFFERIGMDFDMNINDNTVGTTDLFATNRIGSGFETPRRSGTVGLVQSANEAMFPSYSSDLDIPFRQGGFGVAVPQFGGFDPSSAASFGFAILSDIEAYFLINAAQGDERTNVLNAPKVTLFNGQTAFVADTSQSPFVISVIPVVGEFAAAQQPVIVVLSEGTLMNIQAVVSDDRRYVRLTVVPFFSQIGDVDTFTFEGSSSTSSSSSSTDDDGDGDDNSNDNSTDNFTAGTTVQLPTFSFVSVSTTVSVPDGGTVLLGGIKRLSEGRNEVGVPLLSKLPYVNRLFKNVGIGRETDSLMMMVTPRIIIQEEEEERAGVALP; from the coding sequence TTGAACGCTCAAGGGAAGCTAAACACCGCCGGGACTATCCTGCTCACCGCGCTGCTCGCGGCCGCGACGCCCACGCCCTCACTGGGCCAGGCGAACCAGCCCCGACAGCTCAGCCGCCAAGACGTCGACGCGCTGCTGACCGACGCCCGCGCCGCCATCGCTAGCGGCGACCTCACTCGGGCCGACGCCCTGGTGCGTCGGGCGGAGTCGTCCGGCGTCCGCTACCCGATGCTGCACTTCGGCGACACGCCGTCGAGCCTGCGTCGCGAACTGACCAAGGCGGTGAAGAACGCCCCCCGGCCCGTGGCCGCCAAGCAGGCCGCCGCGGAAGGCTACGCCCAGACGGGCGCGGACAACACGCCGCCGCTGCCGCTGGTAGTGGACGCCGGCGCCGTCGCTCGGCCACTCCCGAGCGTTGGGCAGGGTCCTGCCCCGGCCGCCGAGGTCGAGGGAACCCCCAAGGAACAGGCGTTGCAATTGATGGCCGCCGCGCGGGCTTCGCTGCGGCTGGGCAACCTGGCTCAGGCCGAGGGCTATGCCGCCCGGGCCAGCAAGCTGAATATCCCCGAGGACCAGTTCGCTCCTGAGGAAGACCGCCCATCGCGTCTGGCGTGGGATCTTCAGCGGGCCCGCTACGAGGCCGACGCCGGCATGCTCACGGCCGGCGCCGCGCAGGGCGACTCGCGCTACGGCGCCCAGCAGGCCCTGCACGTGCAGGAGGACGACAGCACCGCCAACCAGCCCGCCACGCTCGTCATCCCCGACGACGGCGGCCCGCGGCTGGCCCAGAACTCGCGTTACTCGCAGACCCCGGCCGCGCTGCCGGGCCTTCCGACCAGCTCCGCCGGCGACCTGCTGAAGCAGGGCGAAGACGCGCTGCGTCAGGGTGACCGCGACGCCGCGCTCAAGCTCTTCCGCCAGGCCAACGGGCGCAGCTCCGAGCTGGACCCTGTCACCCAAGCACGGGTGCGTGACCACCTGTCGCTCCTTGAGGGCGCCGGTGAGCCCGAGCCGCTGGCGCCGCCCGCGCCGGTCGCGGCCGGCGGCGGCGCGTCGATGATCGACACGGCCGTCGAGGCCCAGCAGGTGCTCGCCCGCCAGCTGGCGACCGACGTCGGCAAGCGTCAGCTGGAGGCCCGCCGCCTCCGCGAGAGCGAGCCGAAGGCCGCACTCGACATGCTGCAGAACACCCGGAAAGAGGTTGAGGCCTCGCAGCTCTCGGACGTGTACCGCCGCCAGCTGATCGGCCGCGTCGACGCTGCGATCGCCGACCTCGAAAAGTACATCGACGACAACCGCGCCCAGATCGAGCTGGACGAGCAGAACGCCGCGGTGCTGGCCGACCTGGACCGCAACCGCGCCGCCAAGCAGAAGCTGCAGGAGAAGATCGCCGAGTCGGTTGACCAGTTCAACAAGCTGCTGGACGAGCAGAACTACATGGCCGCCGAGGTCGTGGCGAAGCGGCTCTACGAGCTGGCGCCGAACGACGCGGTTGTGCAGCAGATCTGGCTCAACGCCAAGATGATCCGCCGCGAGTTCTCCAATCGGACGATGCTTGCTGACAAGGAGGACGCAATCTTTCATCAGCTCGACGATGTTGAGCGTGCCTCGTACGCAGACGTGTTCGAGGGCCAGGAGATGAAGTTCGACCCCAAACGCTGGAAGGACATCGAGAACCGCTTGTCACTCAGCCGGGGTGACGGCGAATTCACCGAGAGCGAGATCGAGATCCGCCGCAAGCTGAAGCAGCCGGTGCAGATGCAGTACCGCGACCGGCCGCTTTCGGAGGTGATCAACAACCTGTCGCAGCTGACCGGCATCAACATCCACCTGGACAGCCGCGGGCTGAGCCAGGAGGGCGTCACGACCGACACGCCGGTCACGCTCGACCTGACCAACCCGATCATGCTCAAGAGCGCCCTGAACCTGATGCTCACCGAGCTGCACCTGGCGTACGTGGTGAAGGACGAGGTGCTGATGATCACCAGCGAGCAGCGCCGCGACGGCGACGTTAAGGTCAAGACCTACTACGTCGCCGACCTGGTGGTGCCGATCCCCAACTTCGTGCCGAACAACAACATCGGCCTGCAAGGCCTGATCAACGACGCCCACGCCGCGCTTGGCTACGGCGCCGGCGGCGGCGCCCCGGGCCCGATGGCCTTCGTGAACCACCAGCCGCAGGTCGGCCCTGACGGGCAGCCGCTGCCTGAGCAGCTGCTGGCCAACCGCATGCAGGCGCCGAGCCTGGGCGGCGGCATGGCCGGTGGGACCGTCCCGCTGGGCGTGGGCCCCGGCGGCATGGGCGGCGGCGCCAACGCCGACTTTGACGGCCTGATCGACCTGATCGTGTCGACTGTCGCGAGCGAGACCTGGGCCGAGAACGGCGGCGGCGAGGCCGAGATCCGCCCGTTTGTCGGCAACCTGAGCCTGATCATCAGCCAGACCCAGGCCGTGCACGAAGAGATTGAGGACCTGCTGGAGCAGCTACGCCGCCTGCAGGACCTGCAGATCACCATCGAGGTCCGCTTCATCCGCCTGAACGACAGCTTCTTCGAGCGGATCGGAATGGACTTCGACATGAACATCAACGACAACACCGTGGGCACCACGGACCTGTTCGCGACCAACCGGATCGGCTCGGGCTTCGAGACGCCGCGTCGGAGCGGCACGGTCGGCCTGGTGCAGTCGGCAAACGAGGCGATGTTCCCCTCGTACTCTTCCGACCTGGACATCCCGTTCCGCCAGGGCGGCTTCGGCGTCGCGGTGCCGCAGTTCGGCGGCTTCGACCCGTCCAGCGCCGCCAGCTTCGGCTTCGCCATCCTCAGCGACATCGAGGCCTACTTCCTGATCAACGCCGCCCAGGGTGACGAGCGCACCAACGTGCTCAACGCCCCCAAGGTGACGCTGTTCAACGGCCAGACCGCCTTCGTGGCGGACACGTCGCAGAGCCCGTTCGTGATCAGCGTGATCCCGGTGGTCGGCGAGTTCGCCGCCGCCCAGCAGCCGGTGATCGTGGTGCTGTCCGAAGGGACGCTGATGAACATCCAGGCGGTCGTGTCCGACGACCGCAGGTACGTCCGCCTGACGGTGGTGCCGTTCTTCAGCCAGATCGGCGACGTCGACACCTTCACGTTCGAGGGCTCCAGCTCGACCTCCAGCTCGAGCAGCTCCACCGACGACGATGGCGACGGAGACGACAACTCCAACGACAACTCGACCGACAACTTCACGGCCGGCACCACGGTGCAGCTCCCGACCTTCAGCTTCGTCAGCGTGTCCACCACCGTCAGCGTGCCCGACGGCGGCACGGTGCTGCTGGGCGGCATCAAGCGGCTGAGCGAGGGCCGCAACGAGGTCGGCGTGCCGCTGCTCTCCAAGCTGCCGTACGTCAACCGGCTGTTCAAGAACGTCGGCATCGGCCGCGAGACCGACAGCCTGATGATGATGGTCACCCCCCGGATCATCATCCAGGAAGAAGAAGAAGAGCGGGCCGGCGTGGCGCTCCCGTAA
- a CDS encoding DMT family transporter yields MAWVLLVVAGLLEAGWAIGLKSTDCFTKPLPSLLTGAALVASVYLLAVAARTLPIGAAYSVWVGIGAAGAVLFGMAAWSEPATPLRLFFLTLLLVSLMGLKLTAH; encoded by the coding sequence ATGGCTTGGGTACTATTGGTTGTCGCGGGCCTCCTCGAGGCGGGGTGGGCCATTGGCCTGAAGTCCACCGACTGCTTTACAAAGCCGCTGCCGAGTTTGCTCACGGGAGCCGCACTCGTGGCGAGCGTCTACCTGCTGGCGGTCGCCGCGCGGACGCTGCCGATCGGAGCTGCTTATTCCGTGTGGGTAGGAATCGGCGCCGCCGGAGCCGTGCTATTCGGCATGGCGGCCTGGAGCGAACCAGCGACGCCACTGCGGCTCTTCTTCCTGACTCTGCTGTTGGTGTCGTTGATGGGACTGAAGCTGACGGCCCATTGA